The Geodermatophilaceae bacterium NBWT11 genome has a segment encoding these proteins:
- a CDS encoding TetR/AcrR family transcriptional regulator codes for MAEQDSALHVDAGRPSRREQILRAAAQLFAERGSRSVGVDDVGAAVGVTGPAIYRHFASKDAMLAEMLVRISERLQAGGATVVAGAGDDPEAQLDALIAFHVDFALDNPALITVQDRDLGALEESDAAKVRRLQRRYVEEWVAVLGRRDPAAATADCRARAHAVFGLINSTPHSAGRLSRPAMAALLTAMARAAATV; via the coding sequence ATGGCCGAGCAGGACAGTGCGCTGCACGTCGACGCCGGGCGGCCCTCGCGCCGCGAGCAGATCCTGCGCGCCGCCGCCCAGCTGTTCGCCGAGCGCGGCTCGCGCAGCGTCGGGGTGGACGACGTCGGGGCCGCCGTCGGCGTGACCGGCCCGGCCATCTACCGGCACTTCGCGAGCAAGGACGCGATGCTGGCCGAGATGCTGGTGCGGATCAGCGAGCGGCTGCAGGCCGGTGGGGCCACCGTCGTCGCCGGGGCCGGGGACGACCCCGAGGCCCAGCTGGACGCGCTGATCGCCTTCCACGTCGACTTCGCCCTGGACAACCCGGCGCTGATCACCGTGCAGGACCGTGACCTCGGCGCCCTCGAGGAGTCCGACGCCGCGAAGGTCCGCCGGCTGCAGCGCCGCTACGTCGAGGAGTGGGTCGCCGTCCTCGGCCGGCGCGACCCGGCCGCCGCCACCGCCGACTGCCGGGCGCGGGCGCACGCGGTGTTCGGGTTGATCAACTCCACCCCGCACAGCGCGGGCCGGTTGTCCCGGCCGGCCATGGCGGCCCTGCTGACCGCG
- a CDS encoding methylcrotonoyl-CoA carboxylase, with amino-acid sequence MDAPVLASAPPADPEAPARNAAAHRALADDLAAALAQVAEGGGERARAKHVARGKLLPRDRVDALLDPGSPFLELSPLAAHGLYDGAAPGAGIVTGVGRVSGREVVVVANDATVKGGTYYPMTVKKHLRAQEIALQNHLPCVYLVDSGGAFLPLQDEVFPDREHFGRIFYNQAQMSRRGIPQIASVMGSCTAGGAYVPAMSDEAVIVRDQGTIFLGGPPLVKAATGEVVTAEDLGGGDLHSRVSGVTDHLADDDAHALQIVRQIVGTLGPVTPPPWDVEPVEEPAFPAESLYDVVPPDSRTPYDVREVIARLVDGSRFHEFKALYGQTLVTGFARIHGHPVGIVANNGILFGESAVKGAHFIELCDKRKVPLLFLQNISGFMVGRDYEAGGIAKHGAKMVTAVACARVPKLTVVIGGSFGAGNYSMCGRAYSPRFLWTWPNARISVMGGEQAASVLATVRRDGLESRGEGWSAEDEEAFKAPVREQYEAQGHPYHATARLWDDGVIDPADTRTVLGLALSAVSHAPLEEVGYGVFRM; translated from the coding sequence GTGGATGCACCGGTGCTCGCCAGCGCCCCGCCCGCCGACCCCGAGGCCCCCGCCCGCAACGCGGCGGCCCACCGGGCCCTGGCCGACGACCTCGCCGCGGCCCTCGCGCAGGTCGCCGAGGGGGGAGGGGAGCGCGCCCGCGCCAAGCACGTGGCCCGCGGCAAGCTGCTGCCCCGCGACCGGGTGGACGCCCTGCTCGACCCCGGCAGCCCGTTCCTGGAGCTCTCGCCGCTGGCCGCACACGGCCTCTACGACGGTGCCGCCCCCGGGGCCGGGATCGTCACCGGGGTCGGCCGGGTGTCTGGTCGCGAGGTGGTCGTGGTGGCCAACGACGCCACCGTCAAGGGCGGCACGTACTACCCGATGACGGTGAAGAAGCACCTGCGGGCGCAGGAGATCGCGCTGCAGAACCACCTGCCGTGCGTCTACCTGGTCGACTCCGGCGGGGCGTTCCTGCCGCTGCAGGACGAGGTCTTCCCCGACCGCGAGCACTTCGGCCGGATCTTCTACAACCAGGCCCAGATGTCCCGCCGCGGGATCCCCCAGATCGCCTCGGTGATGGGCTCGTGCACCGCCGGCGGGGCCTACGTGCCGGCGATGAGCGACGAGGCGGTCATCGTCCGCGACCAGGGCACGATCTTCCTGGGCGGCCCGCCGCTGGTGAAGGCCGCGACCGGCGAGGTGGTCACCGCCGAGGACCTGGGCGGGGGAGACCTGCACAGCCGGGTCAGCGGGGTCACCGACCACCTGGCCGACGACGACGCGCATGCCCTGCAGATCGTCCGGCAGATCGTCGGCACGCTCGGCCCGGTCACGCCCCCGCCGTGGGACGTCGAACCCGTCGAGGAGCCCGCCTTCCCGGCGGAGTCGCTCTACGACGTCGTCCCCCCGGACAGCCGCACGCCCTACGACGTCCGCGAGGTCATCGCCCGGCTGGTCGACGGCAGCCGGTTCCACGAGTTCAAGGCCCTCTACGGGCAGACCCTGGTCACCGGCTTCGCCCGGATCCACGGCCACCCGGTGGGCATCGTGGCCAACAACGGCATCCTGTTCGGGGAGTCCGCGGTCAAGGGCGCGCACTTCATCGAGCTGTGCGACAAGCGGAAGGTCCCGCTGCTGTTCTTGCAGAACATCAGCGGCTTCATGGTCGGCCGCGACTACGAGGCCGGCGGCATCGCCAAGCACGGCGCCAAGATGGTCACCGCGGTCGCCTGCGCCCGGGTGCCCAAGCTGACCGTGGTCATCGGCGGCTCCTTCGGGGCCGGGAACTACTCGATGTGCGGTCGGGCCTACTCCCCGCGCTTCCTGTGGACCTGGCCCAACGCCCGGATCTCGGTGATGGGCGGGGAGCAGGCCGCCAGCGTGCTCGCCACCGTCCGCCGTGACGGGCTGGAGTCCCGCGGGGAGGGGTGGTCGGCCGAGGACGAGGAGGCCTTCAAGGCCCCGGTCCGCGAGCAGTACGAGGCGCAGGGGCACCCGTACCACGCCACCGCCCGGCTCTGGGACGACGGCGTGATCGACCCCGCCGACACCCGGACCGTGCTGGGCCTCGCGCTGTCGGCGGTCTCCCACGCCCCCCTCGAGGAGGTGGGTTATGGCGTCTTCCGGATGTGA
- a CDS encoding ferritin: MAAEAFIAQLNQQIGHEFAAHQQYVACAVYYDQQTMQQTAQLFFDQAAEERSHAMMMVRYLLDADAEVRIPALPAPINDFSDVVAPIALALEQEKRVTQQINELTRIAREQFDFASDQFMQWFIKEQVEEVSKMSDLLAVAKRSAHDVEQIEDYVQREAAAGEGVDPTAPRAAGV; encoded by the coding sequence GTGGCAGCCGAGGCCTTCATCGCCCAGCTCAACCAGCAGATCGGCCACGAGTTCGCCGCGCACCAGCAGTACGTGGCCTGCGCCGTCTACTACGACCAGCAGACGATGCAGCAGACCGCGCAGCTGTTCTTCGACCAGGCCGCCGAGGAGCGCAGCCACGCGATGATGATGGTGCGCTACCTGCTCGACGCCGACGCCGAGGTGCGCATCCCGGCGCTGCCGGCCCCGATCAACGACTTCTCCGACGTGGTCGCGCCGATCGCGCTGGCCCTGGAGCAGGAGAAGCGGGTCACCCAGCAGATCAACGAGCTGACCCGGATCGCCCGCGAGCAGTTCGACTTCGCCTCCGACCAGTTCATGCAGTGGTTCATCAAGGAGCAGGTCGAGGAGGTCAGCAAGATGAGCGACCTGCTGGCCGTGGCCAAGCGGAGCGCGCACGACGTCGAGCAGATCGAGGACTACGTGCAGCGCGAGGCCGCCGCCGGCGAGGGCGTCGACCCGACCGCACCGCGCGCCGCGGGCGTCTAG
- a CDS encoding acetyl/propionyl/methylcrotonyl-CoA carboxylase subunit alpha produces the protein MFQTVLVANRGEIAVRVIRTLRSMGIRSVAVYSEADAGALHTRVADVAVPIGPAPAAQSYLSIERVLEACRRTGAQAVHPGYGFLSENVEFARALEAAGITFIGPPVAAIEAMGDKIRAKATVQAAGVPVVPGSSEPGMDDDAVAAAAVEAGFPVLLKPSAGGGGKGMRVVRSADELPEQIAGARREARGSFGDDTLLVERYVGNSRHVEVQVMGDTHGSVVHLGERECSLQRRHQKVVEEAPSPLLTPRMRAAMGKAAVDAAAAVGYTGAGTVEFIVDADNPRDFFFLEMNTRLQVEHPVTELVTGLDLVELQVRVAAGEQLPFEQADVSLDGHAVEARLYAEDPSRGFLPQAGTVLALTEPTGEGVRVDSSLVEGGVVGTDYDPMLAKVIAWGPTRETARARLVAALGRTVVLGLTTNTVFLRALLADPDVVAGDLDTGLIERRGAALTRTDDPPPTAFAAAALALLLESEPTGAVVDPWTVPGGWRVGEHAWTPRTLTVPGGEPVVVRTRGRAAAAEVRVGDGAPQRARVWREDGRLAVALDDVTTRYATARDGGTVWLGVEGYALPFREVERLAPAGAAAGGDGAVTAPMPGTVTVVRASVGDEVTAGTPLLVVEAMKMEHVLTAPIDGTVTELAVTTGQQVRLDETLAVVTPPSASEQES, from the coding sequence ATGTTCCAGACCGTGCTCGTCGCCAACCGCGGGGAGATCGCCGTCCGGGTGATCCGGACCCTGCGGTCCATGGGCATCCGCTCCGTCGCCGTCTACAGCGAGGCCGACGCCGGGGCGCTGCACACCCGGGTCGCCGACGTCGCCGTGCCCATCGGCCCGGCCCCGGCCGCGCAGAGCTACCTGTCGATCGAGCGGGTGCTCGAGGCCTGTCGACGCACCGGCGCCCAGGCCGTGCACCCCGGCTACGGCTTCCTGTCGGAGAACGTCGAGTTCGCCCGCGCCCTGGAGGCCGCCGGGATCACCTTCATCGGCCCGCCGGTCGCCGCGATCGAGGCCATGGGCGACAAGATCCGGGCGAAGGCGACGGTGCAGGCCGCCGGGGTCCCCGTCGTCCCCGGGTCCAGCGAGCCCGGCATGGACGACGACGCGGTGGCCGCCGCCGCCGTCGAGGCCGGCTTCCCGGTGCTCCTCAAGCCCTCGGCCGGCGGCGGCGGCAAGGGCATGCGCGTGGTCCGGTCGGCCGACGAGCTGCCCGAGCAGATCGCCGGCGCCCGCCGCGAGGCCCGCGGCTCCTTCGGTGACGACACGCTGCTGGTCGAGCGGTACGTCGGCAACAGCCGGCACGTCGAGGTGCAGGTCATGGGCGACACGCACGGCAGCGTCGTCCACCTCGGGGAGCGGGAGTGCTCCCTGCAGCGCCGGCACCAGAAGGTGGTCGAGGAGGCGCCGTCCCCGCTGCTGACCCCGCGGATGCGCGCGGCGATGGGCAAGGCCGCCGTCGACGCCGCGGCCGCGGTCGGCTACACCGGCGCCGGCACGGTGGAGTTCATCGTCGACGCCGACAACCCGCGGGACTTCTTCTTCCTGGAGATGAACACCCGGCTGCAGGTCGAGCACCCGGTCACCGAGCTGGTCACCGGGCTGGACCTGGTCGAGCTGCAGGTGCGGGTCGCGGCGGGGGAGCAGCTGCCCTTCGAGCAGGCCGACGTGTCGCTGGACGGGCACGCCGTCGAGGCCCGGCTCTACGCCGAGGACCCCTCCCGGGGCTTCCTGCCGCAAGCCGGCACGGTGCTCGCCCTGACCGAGCCCACCGGCGAGGGCGTGCGGGTGGACAGCTCGCTGGTCGAGGGCGGCGTGGTCGGCACCGACTACGACCCCATGCTGGCCAAGGTGATCGCCTGGGGCCCCACCCGGGAGACCGCCCGGGCCCGGCTGGTCGCCGCACTCGGCCGCACCGTGGTGCTCGGGCTGACCACCAACACCGTCTTCCTCCGCGCCCTGCTGGCCGACCCCGACGTCGTCGCCGGCGACCTGGACACCGGGCTGATCGAGCGCAGGGGTGCGGCACTGACCCGCACCGACGACCCGCCGCCGACCGCCTTCGCGGCCGCTGCGCTCGCGCTGCTGCTGGAGTCCGAGCCCACCGGTGCCGTCGTGGACCCGTGGACGGTGCCCGGTGGGTGGCGGGTCGGCGAGCACGCCTGGACCCCGCGCACGCTGACGGTTCCCGGCGGCGAGCCGGTCGTCGTCCGCACCCGGGGGCGGGCGGCCGCCGCCGAGGTCCGGGTCGGCGACGGCGCCCCGCAGCGGGCCCGGGTCTGGCGGGAGGACGGCCGGCTCGCGGTCGCCCTGGACGACGTCACCACCCGGTACGCCACCGCCCGGGACGGCGGCACGGTGTGGCTGGGCGTGGAGGGGTACGCGCTGCCCTTCCGCGAGGTCGAGCGGCTGGCCCCGGCCGGTGCGGCGGCCGGCGGCGACGGGGCGGTGACCGCACCGATGCCCGGGACGGTCACCGTCGTGCGCGCGAGTGTCGGCGACGAGGTGACGGCGGGGACCCCGCTGCTCGTCGTCGAGGCGATGAAGATGGAGCACGTGTTGACCGCGCCGATCGACGGCACGGTCACCGAGCTCGCGGTGACGACCGGCCAGCAGGTCCGGTTGGACGAGACGCTGGCCGTGGTGACCCCACCGTCGGCGTCCGAGCAGGAGAGCTGA
- a CDS encoding acyl-CoA dehydrogenase: protein MALDYRLDTETEALRTMVREFANEVVRPQIGAFYEADEFPTAIVRQMGELGLFGLPFPEEYGGSGGDYFTLCVALEELARVDSSVAITLEAGVSLGAMPLFRFGTEEQKKEWLPRLCAGEALGAFGLTEAGGGSDAGSTRTTARLEDGHWVVNGSKSFITNSGTELTELVTVTAVTGTRPDGGKEISAILVPSGTPGFVVGQRYSKVGWNASDTRELSFTDVRVPEENLVGERGRGYAQFLQILDEGRIAIAALAVGLCQGCVDESVKYAGEREAFGQAIGKNQAVAFMIADMEVRASTARLAYYRAAEKMLRGEPFKREAAIAKLYSSEMAMENARYATQVHGGYGFMNEFPVGRFYRDAKILEIGEGTSEVQRMLIARSLGVGA, encoded by the coding sequence ATGGCACTGGACTACCGGCTGGACACCGAGACCGAGGCGCTGCGGACGATGGTCCGCGAGTTCGCCAACGAGGTCGTGCGCCCGCAGATCGGGGCCTTCTACGAGGCCGACGAGTTCCCCACCGCGATCGTGCGGCAGATGGGCGAGCTCGGGCTGTTCGGGCTGCCCTTCCCGGAGGAGTACGGCGGCTCCGGGGGCGACTACTTCACCCTCTGCGTGGCGCTGGAGGAGCTGGCCCGGGTCGACTCCTCGGTGGCGATCACGCTGGAGGCCGGGGTGTCGCTGGGCGCCATGCCGCTGTTCCGGTTCGGCACCGAGGAGCAGAAGAAGGAGTGGCTGCCGAGGCTCTGCGCCGGTGAGGCGCTGGGTGCCTTCGGGCTCACCGAGGCAGGCGGCGGCTCCGACGCCGGCTCCACCCGCACCACCGCCCGGCTCGAGGACGGCCACTGGGTGGTCAACGGGTCCAAGTCCTTCATCACCAACTCCGGCACCGAGCTCACCGAGCTGGTCACCGTCACCGCGGTCACCGGCACCCGGCCCGACGGCGGCAAGGAGATCTCGGCGATCCTCGTCCCGTCCGGCACGCCGGGGTTCGTCGTCGGACAGCGGTACTCCAAGGTCGGCTGGAACGCCTCCGACACCCGCGAGCTGTCCTTCACCGACGTCCGGGTGCCCGAGGAGAACCTGGTCGGCGAGCGGGGCCGCGGCTACGCCCAGTTCCTGCAGATCCTCGACGAGGGCCGGATCGCGATCGCCGCGCTGGCCGTCGGGCTGTGCCAGGGCTGCGTGGACGAGAGCGTGAAGTACGCCGGCGAGCGCGAGGCGTTCGGGCAGGCGATCGGCAAGAACCAGGCGGTCGCGTTCATGATCGCCGACATGGAGGTGCGGGCGTCGACCGCCCGGCTGGCCTACTACCGGGCCGCGGAGAAGATGCTGCGCGGCGAGCCGTTCAAGCGCGAGGCCGCCATCGCCAAGCTCTACAGCTCGGAGATGGCCATGGAGAACGCCCGGTACGCCACCCAGGTGCACGGCGGCTACGGCTTCATGAACGAGTTCCCGGTCGGCCGGTTCTACCGCGACGCCAAGATCCTGGAGATCGGCGAGGGCACCAGCGAGGTCCAGCGGATGCTCATCGCCCGCTCCCTCGGCGTCGGCGCCTGA
- a CDS encoding NADPH:quinone reductase, which yields MRAITYTETGGPDVLQLTDRPTPEPGPGEVRVRLAFSGVNPTDWKSRSTADPGEAGKTPNQDGAGTIDAVGAGVSPDRVGERVWVWEAAWQRPTGTAAEQTVVREEQAVPLGEHSFELGAALGIPFMTAHRCLTVAEHLPRHLAPGSLAGVAVLVQGGAGAVGNAAIQLARWARATVITTVSSPEKAALARAAGAEHVVDYRQEDVAARVREIAPDGVQAVVEVSIRANAELDTKVVAQHASIAVYADDGGPEFSAPTRAFMALNTRFQFVMVYTAPAEAKAQAVTDITAALAAGAIRVGEDAGLPLHTHPLAETPAAHQAVQDAVVGKVLIDVTA from the coding sequence GTGCGAGCGATCACCTACACCGAGACCGGTGGCCCCGACGTCCTGCAGCTGACCGACCGACCCACCCCGGAGCCGGGGCCCGGGGAGGTGCGGGTGCGGCTGGCGTTCTCCGGGGTCAACCCGACCGACTGGAAGTCCCGCAGCACCGCCGACCCCGGCGAGGCCGGGAAGACCCCGAACCAGGACGGCGCCGGCACGATCGACGCCGTCGGTGCGGGCGTGTCCCCCGACCGGGTCGGCGAGCGGGTCTGGGTCTGGGAGGCCGCCTGGCAACGCCCGACCGGGACCGCGGCCGAGCAGACCGTCGTCCGCGAGGAGCAGGCCGTACCGCTCGGCGAGCACTCCTTCGAGCTCGGTGCCGCACTGGGCATCCCGTTCATGACCGCGCACCGGTGCCTGACCGTGGCCGAGCACCTGCCCCGCCACCTGGCTCCCGGGTCGCTGGCCGGGGTGGCCGTGCTGGTGCAGGGCGGGGCCGGCGCGGTGGGCAACGCGGCGATCCAGCTCGCCCGCTGGGCCCGGGCCACCGTCATCACCACCGTCAGCTCGCCGGAGAAGGCTGCGCTGGCCCGCGCCGCGGGCGCCGAGCACGTCGTGGACTACCGGCAGGAGGACGTCGCCGCCCGGGTGCGCGAGATCGCCCCCGACGGCGTGCAGGCCGTGGTCGAGGTGTCCATCCGGGCCAACGCCGAGCTCGACACGAAGGTCGTCGCTCAGCACGCCTCGATCGCGGTCTACGCCGACGACGGCGGCCCGGAGTTCAGCGCCCCCACCCGGGCGTTCATGGCGCTCAACACCCGGTTCCAGTTCGTGATGGTCTACACGGCCCCGGCCGAGGCGAAGGCCCAGGCGGTCACCGACATCACCGCCGCGCTGGCCGCCGGGGCGATCCGGGTGGGCGAGGACGCCGGGCTGCCGCTGCACACCCACCCGCTGGCCGAGACCCCCGCCGCGCACCAGGCGGTGCAGGACGCCGTCGTCGGCAAGGTGCTCATCGACGTCACCGCCTGA
- a CDS encoding DUF885 domain-containing protein, whose protein sequence is MSAPARPPSALDAVADSFVDAYAAAVPEVATYIGVPGHDDRWSDHSPAGRAALADLLRTTIEQVRACEPVDHRDAVARTAMVEQLSSELALLDSGWAAASLNSMECPLQDFRQTFDVMPVDTDEDWAVVTRRLTALPAAMEQYLEGLDAAAADGKVTAARQVRLTAALARTWAGTPHVPGFFTTFTAPAPATLRAELDRAVEGAHDAFLRFAEHVERELLPLAPERDGVGRERYEMESRYFTGTALDLEETYAWGWQELARIVAEKAAVAESIAPGRGFAGAVEVLDADPARQVRGRAALQQWLQDTADAAITALHGVHVDVPEPVRVIEGRLTPTAGGGVYYSSPTEDFSRPGRMWWSLPEGVEDMTTWRETTTVFHEGVPGHHLQIGQAVYNSALLNRWQRVLFFCSAHGEGWALYAERLMGELGFLDDPGDRLGMLDAQELRAARVVLDIGVHLDLPIPPGHGITADRWGYDVALQFLRDHVSMEDQMLVDELHRYLGWPGQAPVYKVGERVFLTCREQARARHGDAFDLKAWHQAVLDLGPLGLGQLADELDRL, encoded by the coding sequence GTGAGCGCTCCCGCCCGACCCCCGTCCGCACTCGACGCCGTCGCCGACTCCTTCGTCGACGCGTACGCCGCCGCCGTCCCCGAGGTCGCCACGTACATCGGCGTCCCCGGGCACGACGACCGGTGGAGCGACCACTCCCCCGCGGGCCGGGCCGCGCTGGCCGACCTGCTGCGGACGACGATCGAGCAGGTGCGCGCCTGCGAGCCGGTCGACCACCGGGACGCCGTGGCCCGCACCGCGATGGTCGAGCAGCTGTCCTCCGAGCTGGCCCTGCTGGACTCCGGGTGGGCCGCGGCGAGCCTGAACAGCATGGAGTGCCCGCTGCAGGACTTCCGGCAGACCTTCGACGTGATGCCCGTGGACACCGACGAGGACTGGGCCGTGGTCACCCGCCGGCTGACCGCCCTCCCCGCCGCTATGGAGCAGTACCTCGAGGGTCTGGACGCCGCCGCGGCCGACGGGAAGGTCACCGCCGCCCGGCAGGTCCGGCTCACCGCCGCCCTGGCCCGCACCTGGGCCGGCACCCCGCACGTCCCGGGCTTCTTCACCACCTTCACCGCCCCGGCCCCCGCCACCTTGCGCGCCGAGCTCGACCGCGCGGTCGAGGGCGCGCACGACGCGTTCCTGCGCTTCGCCGAGCACGTCGAGCGCGAGCTGCTGCCCCTGGCCCCGGAGCGCGACGGGGTGGGCCGTGAGCGCTACGAGATGGAGTCCCGGTACTTCACCGGCACCGCGCTGGACCTGGAGGAGACCTACGCCTGGGGCTGGCAGGAGCTGGCCCGGATCGTGGCGGAGAAGGCGGCGGTCGCCGAGTCGATCGCGCCCGGGCGGGGGTTCGCCGGCGCGGTCGAGGTGCTCGACGCCGACCCGGCCCGCCAGGTCCGCGGCCGCGCGGCCCTCCAGCAGTGGCTGCAGGACACGGCGGACGCGGCGATCACCGCCCTGCACGGGGTGCACGTCGACGTCCCCGAGCCCGTACGGGTGATCGAGGGCCGACTGACCCCGACCGCCGGCGGCGGCGTCTACTACTCCAGCCCCACCGAGGACTTCAGCCGACCGGGACGCATGTGGTGGTCGCTGCCCGAAGGCGTGGAGGACATGACCACCTGGCGGGAGACGACCACGGTCTTCCACGAGGGCGTGCCCGGGCACCACCTGCAGATCGGGCAGGCGGTCTACAACTCCGCGCTGCTCAACCGGTGGCAGCGGGTGCTCTTCTTCTGCTCCGCGCACGGCGAGGGGTGGGCGCTCTACGCCGAGCGCCTCATGGGCGAGCTCGGCTTCCTCGACGACCCCGGTGACCGGCTGGGCATGCTCGACGCCCAGGAGCTGCGCGCCGCGCGGGTGGTCCTGGACATCGGGGTGCACCTGGACCTGCCGATCCCCCCTGGCCACGGCATCACCGCCGACCGGTGGGGCTACGACGTCGCGCTGCAGTTCCTCCGCGACCACGTCTCCATGGAGGACCAGATGCTGGTCGACGAGCTGCACCGCTACCTGGGCTGGCCGGGCCAGGCGCCGGTCTACAAGGTCGGCGAGCGGGTCTTCCTGACCTGCCGCGAGCAGGCCCGCGCCCGCCACGGGGACGCCTTCGACCTCAAGGCCTGGCACCAGGCCGTGCTGGACCTCGGCCCGCTGGGACTGGGTCAGCTGGCCGACGAGCTCGACCGGCTGTAG
- a CDS encoding glycosyltransferase family 2 protein produces MRRSTDRVTLLARSGGADVPDVSTLVPEQFADRRGMASRRHATIACVIPAYNEQSTIHAVLTSILSQTRPPDTIHVVINNTDDDTGEIAAEFVGEHERTVKGQTYSTVVHVHDIGVNPDKKVGALNFGYYVSRGHDYILGVDGDTTLDRFCVEWMEKEMVTDQRIGGLSAIYSFDKSTVKGPMARFLVAGQRAQFAGFNMDNLVRGRNMAVLGGQCSLFSVRALEQVMYLNHQAAPWVRDSEVEDSKLSLQIKDAGYSTKISARARANVGPMETLRSLHGQQVKWNYGGIDLLWPGQRGDTKGQPMHPNLRLRWYENLAMVFNIFSRMAFLLLLAAALSIDAFVFNPIWLIPPVVATCLNLRIAASMHDKSGSDIFYALLVVPAEAYMWLRMGHFLTAWTQFFARSDKDNWAAQAAAERGRGSAYVMPLICAVVTFAVLIFAWSQQSVQLQSAILSIGWPVLYLLTVLQTVFMLKKLVRRQRGFQV; encoded by the coding sequence ATGCGCCGGTCCACCGACCGGGTCACCCTGCTGGCCCGCAGCGGAGGGGCCGACGTCCCCGACGTGTCGACCCTGGTGCCCGAGCAGTTCGCCGACCGCCGCGGGATGGCCTCCCGCCGGCACGCGACCATCGCCTGCGTCATCCCGGCCTACAACGAGCAGTCGACGATCCACGCCGTCCTGACCTCGATCCTGTCCCAGACCCGGCCGCCGGACACGATCCACGTCGTCATCAACAACACCGACGACGACACCGGCGAGATCGCCGCGGAGTTCGTCGGCGAGCACGAGCGCACCGTCAAGGGCCAGACCTACTCGACCGTCGTGCACGTGCACGACATCGGGGTCAACCCGGACAAGAAGGTCGGCGCGCTGAACTTCGGCTACTACGTCAGCCGCGGCCACGACTACATCCTCGGCGTGGACGGCGACACCACCCTCGACCGCTTCTGCGTCGAGTGGATGGAGAAGGAGATGGTGACCGACCAGCGCATCGGCGGTCTGTCGGCCATCTACTCCTTCGACAAGTCCACCGTGAAGGGCCCGATGGCGCGGTTCCTGGTCGCCGGGCAGCGCGCCCAGTTCGCCGGCTTCAACATGGACAACCTGGTCCGTGGCCGGAACATGGCCGTGCTCGGCGGGCAGTGCTCGCTGTTCAGCGTGCGCGCCCTCGAGCAGGTCATGTACCTCAACCACCAGGCCGCCCCCTGGGTGCGCGACTCCGAGGTCGAGGACTCCAAGCTCTCCCTGCAGATCAAGGACGCCGGGTACAGCACCAAGATCAGCGCCCGCGCCCGGGCGAACGTGGGGCCGATGGAGACCCTCCGGTCGCTGCACGGCCAGCAGGTGAAGTGGAACTACGGCGGCATCGACCTGCTGTGGCCCGGCCAGCGCGGGGACACCAAGGGCCAGCCCATGCACCCGAACCTGCGGCTGCGCTGGTACGAGAACCTGGCGATGGTCTTCAACATCTTCAGCCGGATGGCCTTCCTCCTGCTGCTGGCCGCGGCCCTGAGCATCGACGCCTTCGTGTTCAACCCGATCTGGCTGATCCCGCCGGTCGTGGCGACCTGCCTGAACCTGCGGATCGCGGCCTCCATGCACGACAAGAGCGGGTCGGACATCTTCTACGCCCTGCTCGTGGTGCCCGCCGAGGCCTACATGTGGCTGCGGATGGGGCACTTCCTCACCGCGTGGACGCAGTTCTTCGCCCGCTCGGACAAGGACAACTGGGCCGCCCAGGCCGCCGCCGAGCGTGGTCGCGGTTCGGCCTACGTCATGCCGCTGATCTGCGCCGTCGTCACCTTCGCGGTGCTGATCTTCGCCTGGAGCCAGCAGAGCGTGCAGCTGCAGTCTGCGATCCTCTCCATCGGCTGGCCGGTGCTCTACCTGCTGACGGTGCTGCAGACCGTCTTCATGCTCAAGAAGCTGGTCCGCCGCCAGCGCGGCTTCCAGGTCTGA